The genomic DNA CGCGCCCGGAACCTTCTCCCCGGTGAGGAGCATCCCGCCGCGCTCGCCGCGCGACTCGAAGACCAGCGCGCTGACCACCGCGGCGAGGCCCGCCGCATCGAGCCCGTCGAACACCCCGTCCTCGATGCACTCACAGACCAACAGGTCGGATTCGCTGTAGACGCGGGCCAGGCGGTGCCCCGCATCGGTGAGGGCGGACTCGCCGTCGACCGTCTCGATGTACCCGCGGTCTCCGAGCAGCGCAACGATCCGCTCGAATGTGACGGCGAGCGATGACGTGGTGGCGCGCACCGTCGCCGCGGATCCGGTGACCTCGCGCTCCAGCCGGGCGTACCGCTCGGCCAGGCGGTCCAGCTCTGGCGCCCGCTGTCCGGTGTGCGCGGGGTGTGCCCGCATCCGGGCGCGGAGGTCCGCGAGCCGGCTGTCCGTCGCGGCGGGGCGGGGCGCCTTCGCCTGCTGGCGGGGCGCCGAGATGTTGCTGTTGCGCAGTGTCGAGGCGAGGTCCCGCTTGCCGCGCCCGGAGCGGTAGTCGGCGTTCTTCGGCACCCGGAGCGTGCCGAGGACCGCCACGTCGCCCACGAAGTCGGCCGCGCCGACCCGGCCGGACCAGCTGCTCTCGGTCACCACCACGGGCTTGGGATCGCGACGGTCCCCGGAGGGCTCCACGACCAGGGCGAGGCCCCGTCGGCGCCCGCCCGTCACCGCGATGACGTCGCCGCGCCGCAGCTCGGCGAGCGCCGTGGCGGCGCCGTCCCGGCGATCGGCGAGGTGCTCGCGCCGCAACGACCGCTCCCGCGCGCGGACCGCCTCGCGCAGCCGGACGTACTCGAGGTAGTCGGCGCCGCCCGCGGCCTCGGTGATCTGTGCGCTCAGCTGCGCGAGTTCCTTCTCGCCCCGCTCGACCCGCTTCGCCAGCCCGACCACCGACCGGTCCGCCTGGAACTGCGCGAAGCTGGCTTCGAGCAGCCGCTCGGCGCCGTCGCGCCCGAGGCGGTCGAGCAGGTTGATCGACATGTTGTAGCCGGGCGAGAACGAGCTGACCAGCGGGAAGGTGCGGGCACCGGCGAGACCGGCGACCTCCTGCGGGCGCACCCCGGTCTGCCACAGCACCACCGCGTGGCCCTCGATGTCGATGCCGCGGCGGCCCGCGCGTCCCGTGAGCTGGGTGTACTCGCCCGGCGTCAACTCGACGTGCGACTCGCCGTTGTACTTGACCAGGCGCTCCAGCACGACGGTGCGCGCGGGCATGTTGATGCCCAGTGCCAGGGTCTCCGTGGCGAACACGGCCCGCACCAGACCCTTGACGAAGAGCTCCTCGACCGCGTGCCGGAAGGCCGGGAGCATGCCGGCGTGGTGGGCCGCGAAGCCGCGCAGCAGGGCCGCGCGCCACTCCTCGTAGCCGAGCAGATCGAGGTCGGCGGGTGAGAACTCGGCGACGTGCTTGTCGATGATGCGGCCGATCTCCTCGGCCTGTTCCTGGTCCGTGAGCACCACCGGTGACCGCAGGCACTGCGTCAGAGCCTGCTCACAACCGGACCGGGAGAAGACGAACGTGATCGCGGGCAGCAGTCCCTCGGCGTCGAGCAGGGCGATGACGTCCGGCCGCGGGATCGGGCGGCGCGTGGCCTGCGGGCGGCCCCGGCCGCTGGAGCGCCGGCCCGTCCGGCTGTTGATGCCGGGGTCGAAACTGCGGTCCAGCGATTCGCGTTGCTTGACGTAGCGCACGAGGTCGGCGTCCAGGACCAGGTTCTTCTGCCCGGACTCCTGGGCCGTGCGCAACGCCTTCGTGTCGAACAGGTCGAACAGTCTGCGGCCCACGAGCATGTGCTGCCACAACGGTACCGGGCGGTGCTCGTCGACGATGACCTCGGTGCTGCCGCGGACCTCGCTGATCCAGGCGCCGAACTCCTCGGCGTTGGAGACCGTCGCCGAGAGACTGACCAGCCGGACGTCCTGCGGGAGGTGCAGGATCACCTCCTCCCACACGGCGCCGCGGAACCGGTCCGCGAGGTAGTGCACCTCGTCCATCACCACGTGGCTCAGGCCGTCGAGGGTGGTCGAGTTCGCGTACAGCATGTTCCGCAGGACCTCGGTGGTCATCACGACCACCGGCGCGGACGAGTTGATCGCGGTGTCGCCCGTGAGCAGGCCGACGTTCTGCGCGCCGTAGCGGGCCGTCAGCTCCGCGTGCTTCTGATTGGAGAGCGCCTTGATCGGCGTCGTGTAGAAGCACTTGGTGCCGCCGGCGAGCGCGAGGTGGACCGCGAACTCCCCGACCACGGTCTTGCCGGCACCGGTCGGTGCGCACACGAGCACCCCGCGGCCCTCCTCGAGAGCGCGGCAGCCCTGGACCTGGAACGGGTCGAGGGTGAAGTCGAGCGCCGAGGTGAAGCCGTCGAACTCAGAGGACGTCATCGAACCCCGAACGCGGGATCGACGTGCGCGTGACCTTCTCCGGTCGGCCGACGGGCGCGGGTGCGGCGAGGGCGCTCCTCGATGGGCCGGAGGACGCGCCGATCGGTTGCGGGGCCGACGGTGCCGGCGATGCCGTCTCGTCGTCGATCTCGCCCTCCCAGGCGTCACCGGTGCCGCGCTTGGCCTTGAGCCGGTCGTGGAACCGGGCGAACTGGATCGACAACTCCAGGAGTACGGCCAGCGCCGCGCCCAACGCGAGCATGGTGAAGGGGTCGCCGGACGGGGTGATGACGGCGGAGAAGATGAACATCGACAGCAGCATGCCGCGGCGCCACTTCACCAGTTTGGTGTACGGCAGTACGCCGACGAGGTTGAGCGCGACGATGAACAGCGGCAACTCGAAGCTCACGCCGAAGATCGCCATCACCGTGAGGACGAAGCTGAAGTACTCCGGCCCCTGCAGCGCCGTCACCTGGGTCTCATTGCCGACCGTGAGGAAGAAGCTGAAGGCGCTGGTGATCATGAAGTAGCCGAGCACCGCGCCGGCGACGAACAGGGTGCCGCCGAGGGTGACGAAGACCGCCGTGTAGCGCTTCTCCTGGCGGTGCAGGGCCGGCACGATGAACGCCCAGATCTGATACAGCCACACCGGGCAGGCCAGCAGCACGCCGGTGGCCACGGCGACCTTCAGCCGCAGGTTGAACTGGTCGAAGACGCCGGTCGCGAGCAGCCGGCACTCGCCGTCCCGCGTGATCTCCGCGCGGGAGGTGGCGGGGAGGTCGCAGTACGGTCCGGTCAGCAGGTGGCCGGTCGAGGGCAGGCCGAAGGGGCCATGGCTGTACCACCAGAAGCCGACGATCGAGGTGAGGACGATCGCGGCGAGGGACCACAGCAGGCGGGTCCGGAGCTCGTAGAGGTGCTCCACGATCGACATCGTGCCGTCGGGATTGACGACGGCACGGCGGCGACGCGGATCGAACGGGATCTTCAAAGGGGCAGGGGCGGCTACGCCGACTTGTGATCGGCCTCGGACGGCTGCACCGTCTGGACGTCGATCGGCTGCTCGGTGACCTGCGCCTGCGGCTTCGGGGCGGCCGTCTTGCTCTCGCCCTCGGTCTTCATCTCGTCCATCTCGCTCTTGAAGATGCGGAGCGACCGGCCGAGCCCGCGGGCGGCGTCCGGCAGCTTCTTACCGCCGAACAGGATCAGCAGGACGACGGCGATGATGATCCATGCCCAAGGAGAATGGGTGAGCCCCATGATGCTGCCTCACTAACTTCGCGAATATCTCCATCGAGACTACCGGACCGCGTCCACCCCGACGGCTCGCCGGCGGCGCGGCCGAGGTGACCTCTTCATGAATAGTTGGCGAGTCCCGCCGCGGCGCGCTCCGCGACGGCCGTGGCGAGCGACTGCGGGCCCAGCACAGTGAGCTCGCCGCCGAAGCTGAGC from Tsukamurella paurometabola includes the following:
- a CDS encoding DEAD/DEAH box helicase, encoding MTSSEFDGFTSALDFTLDPFQVQGCRALEEGRGVLVCAPTGAGKTVVGEFAVHLALAGGTKCFYTTPIKALSNQKHAELTARYGAQNVGLLTGDTAINSSAPVVVMTTEVLRNMLYANSTTLDGLSHVVMDEVHYLADRFRGAVWEEVILHLPQDVRLVSLSATVSNAEEFGAWISEVRGSTEVIVDEHRPVPLWQHMLVGRRLFDLFDTKALRTAQESGQKNLVLDADLVRYVKQRESLDRSFDPGINSRTGRRSSGRGRPQATRRPIPRPDVIALLDAEGLLPAITFVFSRSGCEQALTQCLRSPVVLTDQEQAEEIGRIIDKHVAEFSPADLDLLGYEEWRAALLRGFAAHHAGMLPAFRHAVEELFVKGLVRAVFATETLALGINMPARTVVLERLVKYNGESHVELTPGEYTQLTGRAGRRGIDIEGHAVVLWQTGVRPQEVAGLAGARTFPLVSSFSPGYNMSINLLDRLGRDGAERLLEASFAQFQADRSVVGLAKRVERGEKELAQLSAQITEAAGGADYLEYVRLREAVRARERSLRREHLADRRDGAATALAELRRGDVIAVTGGRRRGLALVVEPSGDRRDPKPVVVTESSWSGRVGAADFVGDVAVLGTLRVPKNADYRSGRGKRDLASTLRNSNISAPRQQAKAPRPAATDSRLADLRARMRAHPAHTGQRAPELDRLAERYARLEREVTGSAATVRATTSSLAVTFERIVALLGDRGYIETVDGESALTDAGHRLARVYSESDLLVCECIEDGVFDGLDAAGLAAVVSALVFESRGERGGMLLTGEKVPGAVRSALRDVADRWTDIVAAEAAHRLEPSREPDIGFVAPMHQWASGGTLAAVLLAAGERGRPLPAGDFVRWCRQVIDLLDQIKQTSFDTRPGLATVATAAIAAVRRGVVAESG
- the tatC gene encoding twin-arginine translocase subunit TatC, with the protein product MKIPFDPRRRRAVVNPDGTMSIVEHLYELRTRLLWSLAAIVLTSIVGFWWYSHGPFGLPSTGHLLTGPYCDLPATSRAEITRDGECRLLATGVFDQFNLRLKVAVATGVLLACPVWLYQIWAFIVPALHRQEKRYTAVFVTLGGTLFVAGAVLGYFMITSAFSFFLTVGNETQVTALQGPEYFSFVLTVMAIFGVSFELPLFIVALNLVGVLPYTKLVKWRRGMLLSMFIFSAVITPSGDPFTMLALGAALAVLLELSIQFARFHDRLKAKRGTGDAWEGEIDDETASPAPSAPQPIGASSGPSRSALAAPAPVGRPEKVTRTSIPRSGFDDVL
- the tatA gene encoding Sec-independent protein translocase subunit TatA encodes the protein MGLTHSPWAWIIIAVVLLILFGGKKLPDAARGLGRSLRIFKSEMDEMKTEGESKTAAPKPQAQVTEQPIDVQTVQPSEADHKSA